The Thamnophis elegans isolate rThaEle1 chromosome Z, rThaEle1.pri, whole genome shotgun sequence genome contains a region encoding:
- the LOC116521240 gene encoding keratin, type I cytoskeletal 10-like: MSCSTKGGGSSVGGGRICGGSSIKITSSGSSRGLSGKSYGGSRSGYGGGGFSSGSCGRISRGRISYGGSCYGGGSYGGGSYGGGSYGGHGGSGYGGVCYGGGSYGGGSYGGGSYGGGSGYPFSSGSFSGGDGGLFSSNEKATMQNLNDRLANYLDQVKRLEDENCQLEIWIKEWYQKHGDIGPDKDYSHYYQEIDQLYNELIAETDDYNKILLNIDNTRMTAEDFKLKYNTEAGLRQNVEADINGLRPLLDQLTLAKSELEMQFESLKEELICLKKNHEETLRGLRGQRGHGDVSVEVNAAPGQDLKQRLDQLRCEYENIIEQNRKEVEAWYESKMEEVRQEVTSSDQEISSSNHQLSELRREYQTLEIELQSQISLIQSMQTNLEDTERRYNMQLQQIQNMIEPVEGELASIRCEIESQNQEYQLLLGIKTRLEQEICQYRRLLEEGQQEMYVDQEM, translated from the exons ATGAGTTGCAGCACTAAGGGTGGTGGAAGCAGTGTTGGTGGTGGCAGGATCTGTGGTGGAAGCAGCATCAAGATTACATCCTCAGGGTCCTCAAGAGGACTTTCTGGAAAAAGTTATGGAGGATCCCGGAGTGGCTATGGAGGAGGTGGTTTCAGCAGTGGTAGCTGTGGGAGAATTAGTAGAGGGAGAATAAGCTATGGAGGTAGCTGCTATGGTGGTGGCAGCTATGGTGGTGGCAGCTATGGTGGTGGAAGTTATGGTGGCCATGGGGGAAGTGGATATGGTGGTGTTTGCTATGGTGGTGGCAGCTATGGTGGTGGCAGTTATGGCGGTGGCAGCTATGGTGGTGGTTCTGGCTACCCATTCAGCAGTGGTAGTTTTAGTGGTGGTGATGGAGGCCTCTTCTCCAGCAATGAAAAGGCAACCATGCAGAATCTTAATGATCGCCTGGCTAATTATCTGGACCAGGTGAAAAGACTGGAAGATGAAAATTGTCAGCTTGAGATCTGGATCAAAGAATGGTATCAGAAGCATGGTGATATTGGACCAGACAAGGACTATAGTCACTATTACCAAGAAATTGACCAACTCTACAATGAG ctgaTTGCTGAAACAGATGATTATAACAAAATTCTGCTGAATATAGATAACACCAGGATGACTGCTGAAGATTTTAAGTTGAA ATATAACACTGAAGCTGGTCTCCGTCAGAATGTGGAGGCTGACATCAATGGATTACGCCCACTCTTGGATCAACTCACTCTTGCCAAGTCAGAACTGGAAATGCAATTTGAATCCCTCAAAGAAGAGCTGATATGTCTGAAGAAGAATCATGAGGAG ACACTGAGAGGACTCCGAGGCCAGAGAGGCCATGGTGATGTCAGTGTTGAAGTGAATGCTGCGCCTGGACAAGACTTGAAACAACGTTTAGATCAGCTCCGGTGTGAATATGAAAACATCATTGAACAAAACCGAAAAGAGGTTGAAGCCTGGTATGAAAGCAAG ATGGAAGAGGTTCGCCAAGAAGTGACTTCAAGTGATCAGGAAATAAGTTCAAGCAACCATCAACTTTCAGAACTGAGACGCGAGTACCAAACCCTTGAGATTGAGCTCCAGTCCCAAATAAGCCTG ATTCAATCTATGCAAACCAATCTGGAGGATACAGAACGTCGATACAACATGCAGCTACAACAGATTCAGAATATGATTGAACCAGTAGAAGGAGAATTGGCTAGCATCCGGTGTGAGATTGAAAGTCAGAATCAAGAATATCAGCTTCTCCTTGGCATCAAAACTCGTCTGGAACAGGAAATCTGCCAATACCGCCGATTGCTTGAGGAAGGGCAGCAAGAAATGTATGTTGACCAGGAAATGTGA